From Streptomyces sp. HUAS MG91, the proteins below share one genomic window:
- a CDS encoding GAF domain-containing protein, producing the protein MSHPQPHTAAAADPLDAGDPQAPFLELLARGASADAYEQPVLLARADGAPAARIAALEAAKRLALGVREEMEGRRRREAELSALFETAHDLAGLRDLDAVLQAIVQRARSLLRTDVAYLTLNDPVRGDTRMRVTEGSVAARFQQLRLGMGEGLGGLVAQTARPYVTDNYAQDVRFQHTSTIDAGVRDEGLQAILGVPLMLGSQVIGVLFASDRRTRVFAREEIALLGSFAALAAAAIDAANLLTETREALAGLERANEIIRDRSAVIERASDVHDRLAELVLRGGGVHDVAAAVSQVLDGTVEFTDAGAAPAEALEASRAEGHAVRRDRDWVAAVAAGGELLGALVLRGHPGLDPVDQRTLERAAMVTSLLLLARRSASEAEQRVRGELLDDLLDARDRDPRLLRERASRLDADLDATHVVLAARLEAVADDAEEEAAARRRLGAAAGHLAATRHGLAAARDGGTVLLLPLAADDTASQLASQVAKRLSAAIHETVTVGASAPVDRLATRTETAAVACAEARRCLDALRVLGRAGEGAAADDFGFLGLLLADSRDIPGFVTRTIGEVVTYDARRGTDLVRTLDAYFAAGSSPARTKDALHVHVNTVAQRLERIGHLLGPDWQSPERSLEIQLALRLHRLAGPDIR; encoded by the coding sequence ATGTCGCACCCTCAACCGCACACGGCCGCTGCCGCCGACCCGCTGGACGCGGGGGACCCGCAGGCCCCGTTCCTGGAGCTGCTCGCCCGGGGCGCGTCGGCGGACGCCTACGAGCAGCCCGTGCTGCTCGCGCGCGCCGACGGCGCTCCGGCCGCCCGGATCGCCGCCCTGGAGGCGGCCAAGCGGCTCGCGCTCGGGGTACGCGAGGAGATGGAGGGCAGACGGCGCCGCGAGGCCGAGCTGTCCGCGCTGTTCGAGACCGCGCACGACCTGGCGGGCCTGCGCGACCTCGACGCCGTCCTCCAGGCCATCGTGCAGCGCGCCCGCTCCCTGCTGCGCACGGACGTCGCGTACCTGACGCTGAACGACCCGGTCAGGGGAGACACCCGCATGCGCGTCACCGAGGGCTCGGTCGCCGCCCGCTTCCAGCAGCTGCGGCTCGGCATGGGCGAGGGGCTGGGCGGCCTCGTCGCCCAGACCGCGCGCCCGTACGTGACCGACAACTACGCGCAGGACGTCCGCTTCCAGCACACGAGCACCATCGACGCCGGAGTCCGGGACGAAGGGCTCCAGGCCATCCTCGGAGTACCGCTGATGCTCGGCTCCCAGGTGATCGGCGTGCTCTTCGCCTCCGACCGCAGGACCCGGGTCTTCGCACGCGAGGAGATCGCGCTGCTCGGCTCCTTCGCCGCGCTCGCCGCCGCGGCCATCGACGCGGCCAACCTGCTCACCGAGACCCGCGAGGCACTGGCCGGGCTGGAGCGGGCCAACGAGATCATCCGCGACCGCAGCGCGGTCATCGAGCGCGCCTCGGACGTGCACGACCGGCTCGCCGAGCTGGTGCTGCGCGGCGGCGGCGTGCACGATGTGGCGGCCGCCGTCTCCCAGGTACTGGACGGGACGGTGGAGTTCACGGACGCCGGGGCCGCCCCGGCGGAGGCCCTCGAGGCATCCCGCGCCGAAGGGCACGCGGTGCGCCGGGACCGGGACTGGGTCGCGGCCGTCGCCGCCGGTGGCGAGCTGCTCGGCGCCCTGGTGCTGCGCGGCCACCCGGGGCTCGACCCGGTCGACCAGCGCACTCTGGAGCGCGCCGCCATGGTCACCTCACTGCTGCTGCTCGCCCGGCGCTCCGCCTCCGAGGCCGAACAGCGGGTCCGCGGCGAGCTGTTGGACGACCTGCTCGACGCCCGCGACCGGGATCCCCGTCTGCTGCGCGAGCGTGCGTCCCGGCTCGACGCCGATCTCGACGCCACCCATGTGGTGCTCGCGGCCCGCCTGGAGGCCGTCGCGGACGACGCCGAGGAGGAGGCGGCCGCACGCCGCCGCCTTGGCGCCGCCGCCGGACATCTCGCGGCGACCCGGCACGGGCTGGCCGCCGCACGGGACGGCGGCACGGTGCTGCTGCTGCCGCTGGCCGCGGACGACACGGCCTCCCAACTCGCCTCCCAGGTCGCCAAGCGGCTCTCCGCGGCGATCCACGAGACGGTCACGGTCGGCGCCTCCGCCCCGGTCGACCGACTGGCCACCCGCACCGAGACGGCCGCCGTCGCCTGTGCGGAGGCGCGGCGCTGCCTCGACGCGCTCCGGGTCCTCGGCCGAGCGGGGGAGGGCGCGGCGGCCGACGACTTCGGATTCCTGGGACTGCTGCTCGCCGACAGCCGGGACATCCCCGGCTTCGTGACCCGCACGATCGGCGAGGTCGTCACCTACGACGCGCGCAGGGGGACCGACCTGGTCCGCACCCTCGACGCCTACTTCGCGGCCGGATCGAGCCCCGCCCGCACCAAGGACGCCCTGCACGTCCATGTGAACACGGTGGCGCAGCGCCTGGAGCGGATCGGTCACCTGCTCGGTCCCGACTGGCAGTCGCCCGAGCGCTCCCTGGAGATCCAGCTCGCGCTGCGACTGCACCGGCTGGCGGGCCCGGACATACGCTGA
- a CDS encoding GNAT family N-acetyltransferase, producing MTVGAPGSEVVLETSRLLLRPWRVAEAVVQRELWTERDPRVPPHRRIDADGHPTVAELEEPIRTDTVWSTGLLAVERKASGDVIGYCGLVDGGRGPAGEPELAFELLRRSWRQGYATEASSAVVEWARSSGYERLWATVWDWNTASRRVLAKVGFTETDRKEVDPVRGTTLFTTRRL from the coding sequence ATGACAGTTGGCGCGCCGGGCAGCGAGGTCGTACTCGAGACGAGCCGCCTGCTGCTCAGACCTTGGCGGGTGGCCGAGGCTGTCGTCCAGCGTGAACTGTGGACCGAACGTGATCCACGAGTGCCGCCGCACCGCCGGATCGACGCGGACGGACACCCCACGGTCGCGGAGCTCGAGGAGCCGATCCGCACCGACACGGTGTGGTCGACCGGGCTGCTGGCGGTCGAACGCAAGGCCTCTGGTGACGTCATCGGCTACTGCGGGCTGGTCGACGGTGGACGAGGACCGGCGGGGGAACCGGAACTGGCATTCGAGCTGCTACGCCGAAGTTGGCGTCAGGGATACGCGACCGAGGCTTCGTCGGCGGTTGTGGAATGGGCGAGATCGTCCGGGTACGAACGTCTGTGGGCCACGGTCTGGGACTGGAACACCGCTTCCCGCCGAGTACTGGCCAAGGTCGGGTTCACCGAGACCGATCGGAAGGAAGTGGACCCGGTACGCGGGACCACCCTGTTCACCACGAGACGGCTCTGA
- a CDS encoding 3-hydroxybutyrate dehydrogenase, producing MTPLTPVTAPTAPPLDLGGRTALVTGAAGGIGRACALRLAAAGAKVRAVDRDAVGLDALAEGAPGIEPRVLDLTDLDAAEAAAAGTDVLVNNAGIQLVRPVEEFPPDVFHTVLTLMVEAPFRLIRGALPHMYGQNWGRIVNVSSVHGLRASAYKSAYVTAKHGLEGLSKTVALEGAAHGVTSNCVNPSYVRTPLVERQIADQATAHGIPEEQVLTQVMLRDSALKRLIEPEEVAEAVAHLCSPQASFMTGTSMVLDGGWTAH from the coding sequence ATGACCCCGCTCACGCCTGTCACCGCCCCCACCGCCCCACCCCTCGACCTCGGCGGACGCACCGCACTCGTCACCGGCGCCGCCGGCGGCATCGGCCGGGCCTGCGCCCTGCGTCTCGCCGCCGCGGGCGCCAAGGTGCGCGCGGTGGACCGGGACGCCGTCGGACTCGACGCGCTCGCCGAGGGGGCCCCAGGGATCGAGCCCCGCGTCCTGGACCTGACCGACCTCGACGCCGCCGAGGCCGCGGCGGCCGGCACCGACGTCCTCGTCAACAACGCGGGCATCCAACTGGTCCGCCCGGTCGAGGAGTTCCCGCCCGACGTGTTCCACACCGTGCTGACCCTCATGGTGGAGGCCCCGTTCCGGCTGATCCGCGGTGCGCTGCCGCACATGTACGGACAGAACTGGGGCCGCATCGTGAACGTGTCGTCGGTGCACGGATTGCGTGCCTCCGCCTACAAGTCCGCCTACGTCACCGCAAAGCACGGGCTCGAAGGCCTCTCGAAGACGGTCGCGCTGGAGGGCGCCGCGCACGGTGTCACCTCGAACTGCGTGAACCCGAGCTATGTGCGCACCCCGCTCGTCGAACGGCAGATCGCCGACCAGGCCACCGCGCACGGCATCCCCGAGGAGCAGGTGCTCACGCAGGTGATGCTGCGCGACAGCGCCCTCAAGCGGCTCATCGAGCCGGAGGAGGTCGCCGAGGCGGTGGCCCATCTCTGCTCGCCGCAGGCGTCGTTCATGACCGGGACGTCGATGGTCCTCGACGGCGGCTGGACGGCCCACTGA
- a CDS encoding phosphoketolase family protein, with translation MAKDPTKHQLASLDAHWRAANYLAVGQIYLLDNPLLTRPLTAEHIKPRLLGHWGTSPGLNLVHTHVNRAVKARGLDALCVWGPGHGGPAVLANSWLDGSYTDVYPDVPRDADGMRRLFRQFSFPGGVPSHVAPETPGSIHEGGELGYSLAHAYGAAFDNPGLLVPCVVGDGEAETGPLAASWHSTKFLDPVHDGAVLPILHLNGYKIGNPAVLSRLPESELDELLRGYGHEPVHVTGRRPAQVHRELAQALDRCLDRIARIQYEARTEGATARPRWPMIVLRTPKGWTGPRTVDGDPVEDTWRSHQVPLANVRENPEHLAQLEKWLRSYRPEELFDAQGRPTPLVLEHVPEGTRRAGANPHANGGLLTRRLPVAPLERFAVPVEKPGTTLHEPTRVLGELLAQVMRDTARRRDFRVVGPDETASNRLQALFDATGKAWQAGTRPTDEHLARDGRVMEVLSEHLCQGWLEGYLLTGRHGLFSCYEAFVHIVDSMVNQHIKWLKTARQLAWRRPVPSLNYLLTSHVWRQDHNGFSHQDPGFVDHVLNKSPDVVRVYLPPDANTLLSVAEHVLHSRDYVNVIVAGKQPCFDWLSLDEARAHCARGAGIWEWAGTENGSGEPDVVLACAGDVPTQEVLAAAGLLRRYLPRLTVRVVNVVDMTRLMPRDEHPHGMADFEYDALFTPDKPVIFAYHGYPWLIHRLVYRRAGHRQLHVRGYKESGTTTTPFDMVVRNDLDRFRLVMDVIDRVPGLAVRAASVRQEMADSRTRHHAWIREHGTDLPDVAAWSWTG, from the coding sequence ATGGCGAAGGACCCGACGAAGCACCAGCTGGCATCGCTCGACGCGCACTGGCGCGCCGCCAACTACCTGGCCGTGGGCCAGATCTATCTGCTCGACAATCCGCTGCTCACCCGGCCGCTGACGGCCGAGCACATCAAGCCGCGCCTGCTCGGCCACTGGGGCACCTCGCCCGGGCTCAACCTCGTCCACACGCACGTGAACCGTGCCGTCAAGGCGCGCGGCCTGGACGCCCTGTGCGTCTGGGGTCCGGGGCACGGAGGCCCCGCGGTGCTGGCGAACTCCTGGCTGGACGGCAGTTACACCGACGTGTACCCGGACGTGCCGCGGGACGCCGACGGGATGCGGCGGCTGTTCCGGCAGTTCTCCTTCCCCGGCGGCGTCCCGAGCCATGTCGCGCCCGAGACGCCCGGGTCGATCCACGAGGGCGGCGAGCTGGGCTACTCCCTGGCCCATGCCTACGGGGCGGCCTTCGACAACCCGGGGCTGCTGGTGCCGTGCGTGGTCGGCGACGGCGAGGCCGAGACGGGTCCGCTCGCCGCGTCCTGGCACTCCACCAAGTTCCTCGACCCCGTGCACGACGGGGCGGTCCTGCCGATCCTCCACCTCAACGGCTACAAGATCGGCAATCCGGCCGTGCTGTCCCGGCTGCCCGAGTCCGAACTCGACGAGCTGCTGCGCGGATACGGTCATGAGCCCGTCCACGTCACCGGACGCAGGCCCGCACAGGTGCACCGGGAGCTGGCGCAGGCCCTCGACCGCTGCCTGGACCGGATCGCGCGGATCCAGTACGAGGCCCGTACGGAGGGGGCCACCGCGCGACCGCGCTGGCCGATGATCGTGCTGCGCACCCCGAAGGGCTGGACGGGCCCGCGGACGGTGGACGGGGACCCGGTCGAGGACACCTGGCGCTCGCACCAGGTGCCGCTCGCCAACGTGCGCGAGAACCCCGAGCACCTGGCCCAGTTGGAGAAGTGGCTGCGCTCGTACCGGCCCGAGGAACTCTTCGACGCGCAGGGCCGGCCCACGCCCCTGGTCCTGGAGCACGTGCCCGAGGGCACCCGCCGCGCGGGCGCGAACCCGCACGCCAACGGCGGCCTGCTGACCCGGCGGCTGCCCGTCGCCCCGCTCGAACGCTTCGCCGTCCCCGTCGAGAAGCCGGGCACCACGCTCCACGAGCCGACCCGTGTCCTCGGCGAGCTGCTCGCCCAGGTCATGCGGGACACCGCCCGGCGCCGCGACTTCCGCGTGGTCGGCCCGGACGAGACCGCCTCCAACCGGCTCCAGGCACTGTTCGACGCGACGGGGAAGGCGTGGCAGGCCGGGACCAGGCCGACCGACGAACACCTGGCGCGGGACGGCCGCGTCATGGAGGTGCTGTCGGAACACCTGTGCCAGGGCTGGCTCGAGGGCTATCTGCTCACCGGACGGCACGGCCTCTTCTCCTGCTACGAGGCGTTCGTCCACATCGTCGACTCGATGGTGAACCAGCACATCAAGTGGCTCAAGACGGCGCGACAACTGGCATGGCGGCGCCCGGTCCCCTCGCTCAACTATCTGCTCACCTCACACGTGTGGCGACAGGACCACAACGGCTTCTCGCACCAGGACCCGGGTTTCGTCGACCACGTCCTCAACAAGAGTCCGGACGTCGTCCGCGTGTATCTGCCGCCGGACGCCAACACCCTGTTGTCCGTCGCCGAACACGTGCTGCACAGCCGTGACTACGTCAATGTGATCGTCGCCGGGAAGCAGCCGTGCTTCGACTGGCTCTCCCTGGACGAGGCCCGCGCCCACTGCGCGCGCGGCGCCGGCATCTGGGAGTGGGCGGGCACGGAGAACGGTTCCGGGGAGCCGGACGTCGTCCTCGCCTGCGCGGGGGACGTCCCCACCCAGGAGGTTCTCGCCGCCGCCGGTCTGCTGCGCCGATATCTGCCCCGGCTGACGGTCCGGGTCGTCAACGTCGTCGACATGACGCGGCTGATGCCGCGGGACGAACACCCGCACGGCATGGCCGACTTCGAGTACGACGCCCTGTTCACCCCCGACAAGCCGGTCATCTTCGCGTACCACGGCTATCCCTGGCTGATCCACCGGCTCGTCTACCGCCGCGCGGGCCACCGGCAGCTCCATGTGCGCGGCTACAAGGAGTCGGGCACCACGACCACACCGTTCGACATGGTCGTGCGCAACGACCTCGACCGTTTCCGTCTCGTCATGGACGTCATCGACCGGGTGCCCGGCCTCGCCGTCCGCGCGGCCTCGGTCCGCCAGGAGATGGCCGACAGCCGGACCCGGCACCACGCCTGGATCCGCGAGCACGGCACCGATCTGCCCGACGTCGCAGCCTGGTCCTGGACCGGCTGA
- the lnt gene encoding apolipoprotein N-acyltransferase translates to MTATAPPVAPSDEPDAQPARRSGLRRFVPVVLAAIAGLLLYVTFPPRELPWLAPLSFALLGIAVHGRRLRAGFGLGLVFGLAYLVPLLSWTGVDVGPLPWLALAAAEALILALAGMGIAYVSRLPLWPLWASAVWIADEALRARFPFGGFPWGKIAFGQPSGVFLPLASLGGTPLLGFGVVLCGFGLGGLVLRVLRLKKARDTDPAHGVDETPGANEISGTEETTGPSAARGTGGARLLRDRGVIAAAVCTVAPVIAGVAAMPLVSNDAEAGTARVALIQGNVPRMGLDFNAQRRAVLDYHVRETMKLADRIKAGTVKKPDLVLWPENSSDIDPYVNMDAYEEIQKAAEAVGAPISVGAVVTDKNGDERNQLILWDPKTGPGATYNKRHLQPFGEYMPYRGFFRVFSKDVDRAGNFVPGDKAVVFDMSGTKVGNVTCYEAAFDDVVRDQVDEGAQILSVPSNNATFERSQMTYQQLAMDRVRAVEHGRAVMVPVTSGVSAVIRPDGSIAQKTGMFEADTLLADVPRRTSKTLATRVGAWPEALLTVLGVGGLAWAVVRSRGGRSATARSKGRPANG, encoded by the coding sequence GTGACCGCCACCGCACCTCCCGTCGCCCCGTCCGACGAGCCCGACGCACAGCCCGCACGCCGCTCCGGCCTGCGACGGTTCGTCCCGGTCGTCCTCGCGGCGATCGCCGGGCTCCTCCTGTACGTCACCTTCCCGCCGCGCGAGCTGCCGTGGCTCGCGCCGCTGTCGTTCGCGCTGCTCGGCATCGCCGTGCACGGACGGCGGCTGCGGGCCGGGTTCGGCCTCGGTCTCGTCTTCGGGCTGGCCTATCTGGTGCCGCTGCTGTCCTGGACGGGCGTGGACGTCGGTCCGCTGCCGTGGCTGGCGCTCGCCGCCGCCGAGGCGCTGATCCTCGCCCTGGCCGGCATGGGCATCGCCTATGTGTCGCGGCTGCCGCTGTGGCCGCTGTGGGCGAGCGCCGTGTGGATCGCGGACGAGGCGCTGCGCGCCCGGTTCCCGTTCGGCGGGTTCCCCTGGGGGAAGATCGCCTTCGGGCAGCCCAGCGGCGTTTTCCTGCCCCTCGCCTCGCTGGGTGGCACCCCGCTGCTCGGCTTCGGCGTGGTGCTCTGCGGCTTCGGGCTCGGCGGGCTCGTCCTCCGTGTGCTCCGGCTCAAGAAGGCCCGGGACACGGACCCGGCCCACGGGGTGGACGAGACCCCCGGTGCGAACGAGATCTCCGGGACGGAGGAGACGACCGGGCCGAGCGCGGCGCGCGGCACGGGCGGCGCCCGCCTGCTGCGCGACCGCGGCGTCATCGCCGCGGCCGTCTGCACCGTCGCACCGGTGATCGCGGGAGTGGCCGCCATGCCGCTCGTGTCGAACGACGCCGAGGCCGGCACCGCGCGCGTGGCGCTCATCCAGGGCAACGTGCCGCGCATGGGCCTCGACTTCAACGCCCAGCGGCGGGCCGTCCTCGACTACCACGTGCGCGAGACGATGAAGCTGGCCGACAGGATCAAGGCCGGCACGGTGAAGAAGCCCGACCTCGTGCTGTGGCCGGAGAACTCCTCGGACATCGACCCGTACGTGAACATGGACGCCTACGAGGAGATCCAGAAGGCCGCCGAGGCGGTCGGCGCACCGATCTCGGTGGGTGCCGTCGTCACCGACAAGAACGGTGACGAGCGGAACCAGCTCATCCTCTGGGACCCGAAGACCGGCCCCGGAGCCACGTACAACAAGCGACACCTCCAGCCCTTCGGCGAGTACATGCCGTACCGCGGCTTCTTCCGGGTCTTCAGCAAGGACGTCGACCGGGCGGGCAACTTCGTCCCCGGCGACAAGGCCGTCGTCTTCGACATGTCGGGGACCAAGGTCGGCAACGTCACCTGCTACGAGGCCGCGTTCGACGACGTGGTCCGCGACCAGGTCGACGAGGGCGCCCAGATCCTGTCCGTGCCGAGCAACAACGCCACGTTCGAGCGCAGCCAGATGACCTACCAGCAGCTCGCCATGGACCGGGTGCGCGCCGTGGAGCACGGCCGTGCCGTCATGGTTCCGGTGACCAGCGGCGTCAGCGCCGTCATCCGCCCCGACGGGTCCATCGCGCAGAAGACCGGCATGTTCGAGGCCGACACCCTGCTCGCCGACGTGCCCAGGCGAACCAGCAAGACGCTGGCCACCCGCGTGGGCGCCTGGCCCGAGGCGCTGCTGACCGTTCTCGGCGTCGGCGGGCTGGCCTGGGCGGTCGTCCGCTCCCGCGGGGGACGCTCCGCCACGGCCCGATCAAAGGGCCGACCTGCGAACGGTTAG
- a CDS encoding ribosome-inactivating family protein, which yields MPAPRIGRFVGAATLALCISLGGLMTSGSPASAQIPEGQETDVHWNVPINEVGPTLADDYDTTIRDLRNLVAVPSSDGGQQTQNTRALLSVTLFIPDHQNTTQLVTLYFQASDLYLMGFSPGYSRNAYMFNDWQSDTYGAELPDGMTPRNLRFGGSYGSLSNVDGADDRYSMRIGYNNIWDQILHLATTPEDQFVGTNAATNARTASALLQMINMFSESARFPDIQAHYRDAFRDPSAVTQGLTPFEQEAETSWGALSNAFYRLNQDPTTSVTLVVGPLHIVYNNRQQIRNLLALLAGSTRIIGTQFDKYWNQV from the coding sequence ATGCCTGCACCAAGGATCGGTCGCTTTGTCGGAGCGGCCACGCTGGCTCTCTGCATTTCTCTGGGCGGCCTGATGACTTCGGGTTCACCCGCGTCGGCGCAGATCCCCGAGGGACAGGAGACAGACGTTCATTGGAACGTCCCAATTAACGAAGTGGGCCCTACGCTCGCCGATGATTACGACACGACCATCCGGGACCTCAGGAATTTGGTGGCTGTCCCTTCGAGTGACGGAGGGCAGCAGACCCAGAACACCCGCGCCCTGCTCTCGGTGACGCTCTTCATTCCGGACCATCAGAACACCACTCAGCTGGTGACGTTGTACTTCCAGGCCTCCGACCTCTACCTCATGGGCTTCAGCCCCGGCTACTCCCGGAACGCATACATGTTCAACGACTGGCAGTCGGACACCTATGGGGCCGAGCTGCCGGACGGCATGACCCCGCGCAACCTCAGGTTCGGCGGAAGCTACGGTTCGCTGTCCAACGTGGACGGGGCCGACGACCGCTATAGCATGCGGATTGGGTACAACAACATCTGGGACCAGATCCTGCACCTGGCGACCACGCCGGAGGATCAATTCGTCGGAACGAACGCAGCCACCAACGCGCGTACGGCCTCTGCTCTCCTGCAGATGATCAATATGTTCTCCGAGTCCGCCCGCTTCCCCGACATCCAGGCTCACTACCGTGATGCCTTCCGCGACCCCAGCGCCGTGACTCAGGGGCTTACGCCGTTCGAGCAAGAAGCTGAGACGAGTTGGGGGGCTCTCTCGAACGCGTTCTACCGGCTCAACCAGGACCCGACTACCTCCGTCACTTTGGTCGTGGGGCCGCTGCACATCGTCTACAACAACAGACAGCAGATCCGTAACCTGCTCGCTCTCCTCGCCGGCTCGACAAGAATCATCGGCACCCAGTTCGACAAGTACTGGAACCAGGTCTGA
- a CDS encoding MFS transporter, with amino-acid sequence MASAATAPPTPGNLKRIVAASLIGTTIEWYDFFLYGSAAALVFNKLFFPDSDPLVGTLLSFLTYAVGFAARPLGALVFGHYGDRLGRKKLLVISLLMMGGATFAIGLLPTHATVGSAAPVLLTALRLVQGFALGGEWGGAVLLVSEHGDAERRGFWASWPQTGAPAGQLLATGVLSALTALMSDASFTSWGWRIPFLLSGVLVMVGLWVRLSVDESPVFKAALARAEARKAADADTVEKMPLVAVLRHHWRDVLVAIGARMAENISYYVITAFILVYAVQAADVSKQTALNAVLIASAVHFAVIPAWGALSDRIGRRPVYLLGAAGVGLWMFPFFSLVDTASFGNLILAVTVGLVLHGAMYAPQAAFFSEMFATRMRYSGASIGAQFASVAAGAPAPLIATALLDSSGGSTLISLYVIAAAVITLIAVAVAKETRHRDLADIEAADSAGAVDASRPAEAAYRV; translated from the coding sequence ATGGCCTCCGCAGCAACAGCTCCGCCAACACCCGGAAACCTCAAGCGCATTGTCGCGGCGAGTCTGATCGGCACCACGATCGAGTGGTACGACTTCTTCCTCTACGGCTCCGCCGCCGCGCTCGTGTTCAACAAGCTCTTCTTCCCGGACTCCGACCCGCTCGTCGGCACGCTGCTCTCCTTCCTCACGTACGCCGTCGGGTTCGCGGCCCGCCCGCTGGGCGCTCTGGTCTTCGGACACTACGGCGACCGGCTCGGACGCAAGAAACTGTTGGTGATCAGCCTGTTGATGATGGGCGGCGCCACGTTCGCCATCGGGCTGCTGCCCACGCATGCCACGGTCGGCTCGGCCGCGCCGGTGCTGCTGACGGCGCTCCGGCTGGTCCAGGGCTTCGCCCTCGGCGGCGAGTGGGGCGGCGCGGTCCTGCTGGTGTCCGAGCACGGGGACGCCGAGCGTCGCGGCTTCTGGGCCTCCTGGCCGCAGACCGGCGCGCCGGCCGGCCAACTCCTCGCCACGGGTGTGCTGTCGGCGCTCACCGCGCTGATGTCCGACGCCTCGTTCACCTCATGGGGCTGGCGCATTCCGTTCCTGCTGTCCGGGGTGCTGGTCATGGTCGGGCTGTGGGTCCGTCTCTCCGTCGATGAATCGCCGGTCTTCAAGGCGGCGTTGGCCCGCGCCGAGGCCCGCAAGGCCGCCGACGCGGACACGGTGGAGAAGATGCCGCTCGTGGCGGTGCTGCGGCACCACTGGCGCGACGTCCTCGTCGCCATCGGCGCCCGTATGGCCGAGAACATCAGCTACTACGTCATCACCGCCTTCATCCTCGTGTACGCGGTCCAGGCGGCCGACGTCTCCAAGCAGACCGCGCTCAACGCCGTCCTCATCGCGTCCGCCGTCCACTTCGCGGTGATCCCGGCCTGGGGCGCCCTGTCGGACCGGATCGGCCGCCGGCCGGTGTATCTGCTGGGGGCCGCCGGGGTCGGCCTGTGGATGTTCCCGTTCTTCTCCCTCGTCGACACGGCGAGCTTCGGCAACCTGATCCTCGCGGTCACGGTCGGCCTGGTCCTGCACGGCGCCATGTACGCACCTCAGGCCGCGTTCTTCTCCGAGATGTTCGCGACGCGGATGCGGTACTCCGGCGCCTCGATCGGTGCGCAGTTCGCCTCGGTCGCGGCCGGTGCGCCGGCCCCGCTGATCGCCACGGCGCTGCTCGACAGCTCCGGTGGGTCGACGCTGATCTCGCTGTACGTGATCGCCGCCGCGGTCATCACCCTGATCGCCGTCGCCGTCGCCAAGGAGACCCGTCACCGCGATCTCGCCGACATCGAGGCGGCCGACAGCGCCGGGGCGGTCGACGCGTCCCGGCCGGCCGAGGCCGCGTACCGCGTCTGA
- a CDS encoding NUDIX domain-containing protein — MATPEYIRAIRATAGHQLLYLPGVTAVVFDGQGRVLLGRRADTGRWAVPAGIAEPGEQPADVATREVFEETGVDCVVERVVLVRADKSPTTYPNGDQCQFLDITFRCRATGGEARVNDDESLEVDWFELDALPPLDEHGLFRIKQAVQDGPTWFEAGSTT; from the coding sequence ATGGCTACCCCTGAATACATCCGCGCCATCCGCGCCACGGCGGGTCACCAGCTCCTCTATCTGCCCGGCGTCACCGCCGTCGTCTTCGACGGGCAGGGGCGGGTGCTGCTCGGCCGCCGCGCCGACACCGGCCGGTGGGCCGTACCGGCGGGCATCGCCGAGCCGGGCGAGCAGCCCGCGGACGTCGCCACGCGCGAGGTGTTCGAGGAGACCGGGGTCGACTGCGTCGTCGAACGTGTCGTCCTCGTCCGGGCCGACAAGAGCCCGACCACCTACCCCAACGGGGACCAGTGCCAGTTCCTGGACATCACGTTCCGGTGCCGTGCGACCGGCGGCGAGGCCCGCGTCAACGACGACGAGTCGCTGGAAGTGGACTGGTTCGAACTGGACGCGCTGCCGCCGTTGGACGAGCACGGTCTGTTCAGGATCAAGCAGGCCGTGCAGGACGGACCGACGTGGTTCGAGGCGGGTTCCACGACCTGA
- a CDS encoding hemerythrin domain-containing protein, with the protein MPQQLDVVELLKQQHARIRTLLDEVANSKGGERTAAFRELIHLLAVHETAEEEVVHPFARRNIDGGEQVVKERIQEEEKAKEILSGLEDLDVDSAEFLDRFATLRQDVLAHAKAEEEYEFAHFRAAADRGKLENLARAVHAAEALAPTRPHPGTDTALKNVATGPVASVIDRTRDVVRKAMGKP; encoded by the coding sequence ATGCCCCAGCAGCTGGACGTCGTAGAACTGCTCAAGCAACAGCACGCCCGGATCCGCACGCTCCTCGACGAGGTCGCCAACAGCAAGGGAGGGGAACGCACCGCCGCGTTCCGCGAGCTGATACACCTGCTCGCTGTGCACGAGACCGCGGAGGAAGAGGTCGTCCACCCCTTTGCCCGCCGGAACATCGACGGAGGGGAACAGGTCGTCAAGGAGCGTATCCAGGAGGAAGAGAAGGCGAAGGAGATTCTGTCCGGGCTCGAGGACCTGGACGTCGACTCCGCAGAGTTCCTCGACCGCTTCGCCACCCTGCGGCAGGACGTCCTTGCCCATGCGAAGGCCGAAGAGGAGTACGAGTTCGCGCACTTCAGGGCGGCCGCGGACCGGGGGAAGCTCGAGAACCTGGCGCGCGCCGTGCACGCTGCCGAAGCCCTGGCCCCCACTCGTCCGCACCCCGGCACCGACACCGCGCTCAAGAACGTCGCCACCGGACCGGTGGCCTCGGTGATCGACCGCACCCGTGACGTCGTACGCAAGGCGATGGGCAAACCCTGA